One Bos taurus isolate L1 Dominette 01449 registration number 42190680 breed Hereford chromosome 25, ARS-UCD2.0, whole genome shotgun sequence genomic window carries:
- the RMI2 gene encoding recQ-mediated genome instability protein 2 (The RefSeq protein has 1 substitution compared to this genomic sequence), with the protein MAAPTDSLSVSGPTAVRLPRSPPIKVLAEQLRRDAEGGPGSWRLSRAAVGREPLELRAVWMQGTVVEAGGGVARLRDPSGSFSVRGLERVPRGRPCLVPGKYVMVMGVIQACSPEPCLQAVKMTDLSDNPLHESLWELEVEDLHRHIYSLDDVGTGD; encoded by the exons ATGGCGGCGCCCACGGACTCGTTGTCCGTCAGTGGCCCCACGGCCGTGAGGCTGCCTCGGTCGCCGCCTATCAAGGTGCTGGCGGAGCAGCTGCGGCGCGACGCGGAGGGCGGCCCGGGCTCGTGGCGGTTGTCGCGGGCGGCGGTGGGCCGCGAGCCGCTGGAGCTGAGGGCCGTGTGGATGCAGGGCACTGTGGTGGAGGCCGGCGGCGGTGAGGCGCGGCTGCGGGACCCAAGCGGGTCCTTCTCGGTTCGCGGCCTGGAGCGGGTGCCGCGCGGGCGGCCCTGCCTCGTCCCAG GAAAGTATGTAATGGTGATGGGAGTGATTCAGGCCTGCAGCCCCGAGCCCTGCCTGCAGGCTGTGAAGATGACAGATCTTTCAGATAATCCCCTCCACGAAAGCTTGTGGGAGCTGGAAGTGGAAGATTTACACAGGCATATATATTCCTTAGATGATGTTGGAACCGGCgattaa